A segment of the uncultured Desulfobulbus sp. genome:
ACGTACCTGGGGCATATACAAAACATCTTCCGTCAGGCTGCTCAGATGGGTATCACCCTGGGTTCCAATGAGAACCAAGCGCCCCTGTCGCGCCTTGATTTCCTCGACATTGGAAATCGTTTTTTGATAGACAGTGTCCTGGGGAACCAAGGCAACAATTGGCATTTCTTGGTCAATCAGGGCGATGGGCCCATGTTTGAGCTCACCAGCAGCATAGCCTTCTGCGTGAATATACGAGATCTCTTTGAGTTTCAATGCGCCCTCAAGGGCAATGGGAAAATTCAAACCTCGGCCAACAAACAAAAAATCCTTCGCCTGATAATATCGCTCTATCAGCCCCTGAACGTCTGCCTGCATCCGAGGGAGATCTCGTTCGATTACATTCGCAACATCAATAAGTCCGTTCCCCAATTTTTTCTGGGTTACAGGATCGATGGTCCCTCGAATCTGTCCTAAATACAAGGTCAGTAAAAAGAGTGCCGCCAATTGACAGGTAAACGCTTTTGTTGAGGCAACACCTATTTCCGGCCCCGCGTGGGTATAGATCACTCCATCGGCTTCACGGGTCATGGTTGAACCGACTACGTTGCAAACGGTGATCACCTTGGATCCAAGTTCAGCGGCCCGTCGAATTCCGGCAAGGGTATCCGCCGTTTCGCCGGACTGGGAAATGGCAACCGTAAGTACGCGCTCATTAACCAAAAGGCGCCTGTAGCGAAACTCAGAGGCGATGTCCACTTCGACCGGAATACCGGCATATTTCTCTATCCAGTATTTGGCCACCAGGGCAGCGTGCCATGAAGTACCGCAGGCAACAAGAGCAATACGATCAATTGAGGAAAGAGTGGCAGCATCAAGACCGATCTCTGGCAGATCGACAACACCGGTATCAGGGACTATCCGGCCACTGACCGTATTGAGGATTGCCTGGGGTTGCTCAAAAATCTCTTTGAGCATGAAGTGACGATACCCGGCCTTCTCGGCCATGGAGGCATTCCAATCAATGGTTTTGACTGATTTAGTTACAGGTGCCCCATTTTCTATCTGGAGAATGGTATATTCCCCTTTACGCAAGATGGCCATTTCCTGATCATCAAGAAAAATCACATCTTTAGTATAGGGGAGTAAGGCGGGAATATCAGAGGCGATATAACAGGCATCCTCCCCCACCCCCATTACAAGCGGGCTTTGATTACGGGCAGCGACTAAAAGATCAGGCTCTTTGGCCCAGAGCACGCCAATGGCGTAAGAACCATCGACACGGGAGAGTGCAGTACGGACAGCAGTGACCAAATCACCGTCGAGGCAATCCTCAATAAGGTGCGCCAGGACCTCGGTATCGGTCTCAGAAGCGAAGGTGTGCCCTTTTGCTATCAGTTCTTTTTTTAAGGCAGAGTAGTTTTCAATTATACCATTGTGGACGACCACAATCTCGCCCTTGCAATCCGTGTGGGGATGGGCATTATTTTCTGTGGGCGCGCCATGGGTAGCCCAACGGGTATGTCCAAGGCCGGTCCCACTGGCAACGCCAATATGTTCATCAACGACCCCCTCAAGGTTGACCAATTTGCCTTTGGCTCTATAGCGCAAAAGTTCGCCACCAAGCTGGTAAACAAGACCAGCTGAATCGTATCCCCGATACTCAAGACGACGCAGTCCCTCAAGTAAAACAGGCACAACTCTCCTTGGCCCAACGTATCCGACTATTCCGCACATATTTCTGTCCTTGGTAAAGGTCTAGGGAAATATTTATTATTTGAGTTAATATCTTCGAGCTCTTCTAAAAAAGCAAGAAGGAGCATGAAGCTCTGGAGCAATTTTCATTTAAAATCTGGAGAAAATTTTCTCTAATCCACCGTTTTAGAGTGCATATGCGAACTATTCACGGTAAAAGAATTTCCCATTTGGCACAATCATACAAAAAAATTTGATTTCGTCGCCAAAAAGGGTACCCTCTTTTTATATTTATTTTTTTGTTTCTGGATGGATTATGGACGAACGACAACGACTCAAAGAACTTTTACTGCAGAAATCCTACAGAGAGGGCACATTCACCCTCACCTCCGGTAAAACTTCTGATTTTTATGTGGATGGCAAGCAGACCACCTTGGATGCCGAGGGAAGCTATCTCTGCGGGCGACTTCTCTACAAACTGATTCAAGAACACACGGAACCTATCCAGGGCGTCGGTGGCATGACCTTAGGTGCCGATCCTCTGGTGACTGCAGTTTCCCTGGTGAGCTACCTTGAAAAATCACCGATTCCCGCTTTTATCGTACGTAAAGAAGCCAAAGGGCACGGTACGGGAAACTACATAGAGGGAAAAAGTAATCTCCAGCCTGGTTGTCTTGTCGCCCTGGTTGAAGATGTGGTGACCACTGGTGGCACGCTGATCAAGGTTATTGAACGGGTTGAAAACGAAGGCTTCAAAGTTGGCCTTGTTGCAACCATTGTTGACCGACAGGAAGGTGGAGCCGAGGTTCTCGCAGAAAAAGGATATCCCCTAAAAGCAGTATTTACCCGTGAACAACTCATAGGAAAGGCCGATAAAACGTGAACTGTCGCAAATGTGGTGAACGATTAGAGGTTGAACGACGGTGCCGCCAGGTGCGGCTCCGTTGCCAGGGCTGCCAGAAAGAATATCAAATCCATGAGGTAGCCGCTGATCTAGATCCTGAGACGGAGGCACTCCTTGAGCGCTATACCTGCATCATCTATGATTGAGCCCTATGTCACTGATTAAAGTTTACGTCCGTGAAAACAACACGGCCACACTTGTTTGCCCCAAATGCAGAACGGCGAAACACTTTGATGCAGGAAGGTATCGGCACCAGCGGCACACATTCTCTGTCCGTTGCCGTTGTCAGCATGTTTTCTCAGTTCAGCTTGACTTTCGCCGACATTTCCGCAAACAAACCAGCCTCCACGGTACTTACGAGATCCTCAGCCAAGGTGCCCACGGCGGTGGTATCATTCATATCACCAATATATCCCGTGGCGGCTTGGGTTTCACCGTTTCTGGCCTGCATGACATTCAGGCCAACCAGCTGATCCAGGTTGAGTTTCAACTTAACGACAAGAAAAAAACCGTGCTCAACAAACAGGCTGTGGTTCGTACCGTTCTCAAGAACAGCATAGGCTGTGAGTTTCAGCATACTGTTGATACAGACAAAGCTCTTGGGTTCTACCTGCAGAACTAAACAACACCCGAACTTTACACCTCCACGCTTTCTCCTTTTACGGCTCCTCTACAGGGTCCTCTTGAGCAAAAGACTTGTCCCAACCGGGCTCGAGCACTTTCCCCACTATCAGGCGCAGTTCCCGTCCTGCCCTTTGTAGGAGAGGATCAAGCGTCGCTGCCTCTGTTGCACTGACCCCTACTCCATCTTCCTGGCACCTGAACTTTTGGGCCTCTTCTCCTGTAAGGAGGTCAATCTTGTTGAACACCTTTAAACAGGGGATGGAATCAAGTTCCAGTTCCGCAAGAAGTTTTTCAACCACATCCATCTGTTGCTCCCAAAGAGGATTTGAAACGTCAACAACATGCAGCAGTAGGTCCGCTTCAAAAAGCTCCTCAAGCGTAGATTCAAAGGCCTTAAGTAATTCACTTGGCAAATTACGGATAAAACCGACAGTATCCGTGATAATAACCTCCATATCCTCGGGAAAACGCAACCTGCGTGAGGTCGGGTCCAGGGTAGCAAAGAGGAGATCTTCTGCCTGAATATCGCTTTTGGTAAGGGTGTTGAGCAGAGTTGATTTACCAGCGTTGGTATACCCCACCAGAGAAATAACCGGCACATCACGTTTGCGGCGTCGGTTGCGACGATGAAAGCGCTGAGCACCTACAGATTTCAGTTCTTTCCCCAACCGTGCAATGCGATCGTTAATCCGCCGCTTGTCAATTTCAAGTCGGGTTTCACCAGGACCACGGGCACCGATGCCACCGGTTAGACGGGAGAGTGCATCATCACGGGTGGTGAGTTTGGGCAACATATATTTGAGCTGCGCCATTTCGATCTGGAGTTTACCTTCCCGAGAACGGGCGCGATGGGCAAAAATATCAAGAATCAGCTGAGTTCGGTCAATAACACGTAGATCGGTGTGATTTGTTACCGAACGGATCTGAGAAGGGCTGAGTTCCTGGTCGAAAAGCAGGAGATTGGCCCCCAAGCGCAGACTCATCAGCACAATTTCAACCAACTTGCCACGGCCCAAAATAAAGCGGGGATGTATTGATTTTCTGCGCTGAATGACCTGTTCCAGCACTTCGACACCAGCAGAACGAGCCAGTTCAACCAGCTCGGACATGGAATCTTCAGCCTGGGAGCGACTTCCTGTGGTGACTGAAATAAGAAGTGCCCGGTCCTTCCCCATATCCACCTCTCGGGTGGGCCGTTCGCGGACAAACTCCTCTTCCAGAGCTTCAATGAGTTCAAGGCAAGATATATGCTGGTGGGCAGGATGAACCGGCGCGAGACTCGCCCAGTCCTTGCCATCAACCTGAACAGGAATAAGATGGACGGTATGCAGAAGATCAGGGAGGCCATCACGCAGCGTCAGACTCGACATAAGATCCAGCCGCAGGCAGGCCAGATCCATTATATCTTCTTCATTGATCGGTGTGGAAGGACCAAGAACGGTATGAACACAACGCAGGCCGCGGAGTCGTCCACCTGAAGTGCGAATAGTAGACAAGGCCGGGATGACGATGCGATCATAATCGCCTACAATGACAGATTCTATTTGTCCGGAACGATGAATCAGCAGACCAATACGGCGATTGAGTTCCGTTGAAATGCTGGCTAGAGACCTGGCGGTCTCCCGGCCCAGTATTTCATCAGGTGCGCCTTTCTTCTGGGCGAGTCGTTCCAGATCTTTCAGCTGCTTGGGTTTCAGGCCGCCGGTGTTACCAGTAACAGTAGCTATGGGATTACACTCCTATCAATAAACAGAACTTCGCCTGATTGATATGCATTTGCACACATCAAACAGTCCGCATAAAAAAAACAGAGACTAACAGGGGGCACTTCCTGGTGTCCTGGGAAAAGCAATGACATCACGGATGTTTTGCATGCCAGTGACAAACTGGACAAGACGCTCAAAGCCTAGGCCAAACCCTGCATGGGGAACAGAACCGTAACGGCGCAGGTCCAAGTACCATCCATATTCGTCCAGGTTGAGGCCTGCGGATTCCATGCGTTTGGCCAGGACATCGTAGCGTTCTTCACGCTGTGAACCACCAACCAGTTCCCCGATGCCTGCAAGCAGTATATCCATTGCGGCAACGGTGGTTTCGCCATCATCAAGCCGCATATAAAATGGCTTAATCTCTTTGGGGTAGTTGGTCACAATCACAGGCGCCTTGGCAACCTGCTCGCAGAGAAAACGTTCGTGTTCAGCCTGCAGGTCGACACCCCACTGAAGGGGATATTCGAAGGACTGTCCGGAGGAAAGTAGAGTCTCCACAGCCTCAGTGTAGCTCATATGAACAAAGGGCTGATCTCGCACCAAGCTCAGGCGATCAAGAAGCCCTTTGCAGACATGCTGATTAAAGAGCGCCAAGTCATCGCTGCATTCTTCCAGCGCAATCCCAATCAAGTACTTGATCATCGCCTCTGCTACTTGCATGTCACCTGCCAGATCGCAGAAGGCCATTTCCGGCTCGAGCATCCAAAATTCGGCCAGGTGGCGGCTGGTGTTAGAATTCTCTGCACGAAAAGTGGGGCCAAAGGTGTAGACTCGACCATGGGACTGGGCAAAAATTTCAGCCTGCAACTGCCCGCTGACCGTGAGCCCCGCCCGACGCCCAAAAAAATCGTTGCTGAAAGGTTCCTGAACAGCAAAATCTCCAGGCTCAAGTGCAGTGACCGTAAACATCTCCCCAGCCCCTTCACAGTCCGAGGTGGTGATTATGGGCGTATGAACCTGAATAAACCCCTGCTCTTCGAAGAATCGATGGACCCCATGACTGAGGACACTGCGTACACGTGCAACAGCTCCGAGCGCATTGGTCCTGGGGCGCAGATGAGCAATTGAGCGGAGAAATTCAAAGCTATGACGTTTTTTCTGTAAGGGATAATTTTCCGGTTCAGCCCAACCGAGCACTTCAACGCTGACTGCCTGAATTTCAACGTCCTGCCCCTTGGCGGGCGAAGCAACCAACTCTCCATGTACACGCAGGGAACAGCCGGTGGTCAATTTTCTTATCTCAGAGAGATAGTTGGCAATCCCTTCGTCAACAACAACCTGCAACGATTGAAGGCAGGATCCATCGTTGAGTTCAAGAAAGGAAACCCCGCCAGCGTCACGGCGGGTTCGCAACCATCCCTGGACCACCACCTCAGAGCCGAGCGGTTGTTGATGTAGAATATCGGCTATCTGTTGACCAAGCAGTTTCATACTGTCCTCACGGTGTACTCTGTTCATGACTCCTGGTTGTTGACTCGCTTAGTTATAACTCAGATTTCCCATCTCATCTTCAACCAGGCCAACAACAACAACCCCGGCATCTTTGGCAGCCTTCACCATGGCCTCCTGATCAAAGAGTAACGACTGGCCTGCTTCAACAGCAAGGACCGCCCCTTTGACAGAGGCCAGGGTCTTGATGGTTTGGATGCCAGTTGCGGGCAAATCAAAACGAAAATCCTGGCCAGGCTTTTTCAGCTTTACAACTACAGCACCAGATTTCCCCAACTCTCCACCGCGTCGTATGGTGGCATCCGTTCCCTCAATGGCTTCTACCGCGAGAACTGTACGATCACGGACCACGATACACTGCCCAATATCCAGCCTGCCAATCTCCCGGGCAATTTTCCAGCCAAAATTAATATCTTCCCACTGACTTTCACTTGGCTTTTTCCCTGCGAGTATTCCTTTTGGGAAAAACAAATGATCGAGGTAACAGGTTGAGGGGAGGACCTGTATCCCCTCTTCTTCCAGCGCCCCGGCAACTGAACGCAGGATGGCATCATCCTGGCGGACATCAATCTTGTTCCAAAGGGTTAACCCTTTTAGATCAGGGAGGATATCACGAAAAATTCGAGTTTTGGTTATTGTCCCGGCAAAAACGGTTTCTCGAACGCCCTGCTGATGAAAATATTTTACAATCTTCCCCAGCTGACCGAGCTTGACCCAACAGAGCTGATCGGCCTTTTCTGCAAGCATTGGATCGGTTTCATTCTGGTGGGCAATGGCCACGACCCTGCGCCCACGTGCTCGGGCAGCATCAGCAAAAAGAAGCGGAAACTGCCCTCCCCCGGCAATCAGCCCAATGGGCGAGGTGTTCTTTTGATCAGTCATCCAGAGTACGTTTGACAACACCACGTTTACTTGAGTGAAAGAACTGCACCATTTTCTGTACCTCGGCACAGTCCTTCATCTCTTCATCAAGTTTGGCCAAAGCATCTTTTAATAAGAGCTCAGGTGACCTGAAGAGCAGGCGGAAGGCCTCTTCAAGTTTTTTTATGGTTTCTCTATCAATACCTGCTCGTCGCAAACCAATCTTATTGATACTGGCAATACGCATCTGATTACGTGTACCTTCCATAATGACATAGGGGGGAACATCAAGGCCAATACCCGACATGCCACCGATATAAGCATAGTCGCCAATTCTGCAGAACTGGTGCACAGCGACCAATCCTCCTAAATTTGCATGATTGCCTATTTCCACATGACCAGCAAGTGTTGCCACATTTGCCATGATAACATGATCCGCGAGAATACAATCATGGGCGATATGGCAGTAGGCCATGATCATGTTATTATTCCCCAAAACGGTTTTACCGTCCGCCTTGACCGTGGCTCGGTGAATCGACACGTATTCACGAATCTGGTTGCCATCGCCAATAATCAACTCGGTTGGCTCACCCTTGTAATGAATATCCTGTGGGGGGGCACCAATGGTGGCAAAAGAACCGATGGTATTGTTTGCGCCCATGGTTGTATTACCAGAGACGACAGCATGGGCACCAATCCGTGAGTTTGCTCCGATTTTGACCGGTCCTTCGATCACTGCATACGGTTCAACAATAACAGATGAATCAAGTTCCGCTTTGGGGTCTATGACCGCTGTCGGATGTATGTTCATAAAATTCCCCTTAAATAAAACGAAAAAAAGCTCGTAGCGTAGTGCATGTACGCAGTTGAGCTTTTAGCAATGATGTAATGAAAAAGAATATCAGGGATAAGAATCAGGCAAAACTTGCCATCAACTCAGCCTCAGTTGCCAACTGGTTATCCACATATGCTTTACCGGCCAT
Coding sequences within it:
- the glmS gene encoding glutamine--fructose-6-phosphate transaminase (isomerizing); this encodes MCGIVGYVGPRRVVPVLLEGLRRLEYRGYDSAGLVYQLGGELLRYRAKGKLVNLEGVVDEHIGVASGTGLGHTRWATHGAPTENNAHPHTDCKGEIVVVHNGIIENYSALKKELIAKGHTFASETDTEVLAHLIEDCLDGDLVTAVRTALSRVDGSYAIGVLWAKEPDLLVAARNQSPLVMGVGEDACYIASDIPALLPYTKDVIFLDDQEMAILRKGEYTILQIENGAPVTKSVKTIDWNASMAEKAGYRHFMLKEIFEQPQAILNTVSGRIVPDTGVVDLPEIGLDAATLSSIDRIALVACGTSWHAALVAKYWIEKYAGIPVEVDIASEFRYRRLLVNERVLTVAISQSGETADTLAGIRRAAELGSKVITVCNVVGSTMTREADGVIYTHAGPEIGVASTKAFTCQLAALFLLTLYLGQIRGTIDPVTQKKLGNGLIDVANVIERDLPRMQADVQGLIERYYQAKDFLFVGRGLNFPIALEGALKLKEISYIHAEGYAAGELKHGPIALIDQEMPIVALVPQDTVYQKTISNVEEIKARQGRLVLIGTQGDTHLSSLTEDVLYMPQVREDLMPILYTIPAQLLAYEIAYRRGCDVDQPRNLAKSVTVE
- the pyrE gene encoding orotate phosphoribosyltransferase, whose translation is MDERQRLKELLLQKSYREGTFTLTSGKTSDFYVDGKQTTLDAEGSYLCGRLLYKLIQEHTEPIQGVGGMTLGADPLVTAVSLVSYLEKSPIPAFIVRKEAKGHGTGNYIEGKSNLQPGCLVALVEDVVTTGGTLIKVIERVENEGFKVGLVATIVDRQEGGAEVLAEKGYPLKAVFTREQLIGKADKT
- a CDS encoding dual CXXC motif small (seleno)protein, whose protein sequence is MNCRKCGERLEVERRCRQVRLRCQGCQKEYQIHEVAADLDPETEALLERYTCIIYD
- the hflX gene encoding GTPase HflX, producing the protein MSTIRTSGGRLRGLRCVHTVLGPSTPINEEDIMDLACLRLDLMSSLTLRDGLPDLLHTVHLIPVQVDGKDWASLAPVHPAHQHISCLELIEALEEEFVRERPTREVDMGKDRALLISVTTGSRSQAEDSMSELVELARSAGVEVLEQVIQRRKSIHPRFILGRGKLVEIVLMSLRLGANLLLFDQELSPSQIRSVTNHTDLRVIDRTQLILDIFAHRARSREGKLQIEMAQLKYMLPKLTTRDDALSRLTGGIGARGPGETRLEIDKRRINDRIARLGKELKSVGAQRFHRRNRRRKRDVPVISLVGYTNAGKSTLLNTLTKSDIQAEDLLFATLDPTSRRLRFPEDMEVIITDTVGFIRNLPSELLKAFESTLEELFEADLLLHVVDVSNPLWEQQMDVVEKLLAELELDSIPCLKVFNKIDLLTGEEAQKFRCQEDGVGVSATEAATLDPLLQRAGRELRLIVGKVLEPGWDKSFAQEDPVEEP
- the asnS gene encoding asparagine--tRNA ligase, whose amino-acid sequence is MNRVHREDSMKLLGQQIADILHQQPLGSEVVVQGWLRTRRDAGGVSFLELNDGSCLQSLQVVVDEGIANYLSEIRKLTTGCSLRVHGELVASPAKGQDVEIQAVSVEVLGWAEPENYPLQKKRHSFEFLRSIAHLRPRTNALGAVARVRSVLSHGVHRFFEEQGFIQVHTPIITTSDCEGAGEMFTVTALEPGDFAVQEPFSNDFFGRRAGLTVSGQLQAEIFAQSHGRVYTFGPTFRAENSNTSRHLAEFWMLEPEMAFCDLAGDMQVAEAMIKYLIGIALEECSDDLALFNQHVCKGLLDRLSLVRDQPFVHMSYTEAVETLLSSGQSFEYPLQWGVDLQAEHERFLCEQVAKAPVIVTNYPKEIKPFYMRLDDGETTVAAMDILLAGIGELVGGSQREERYDVLAKRMESAGLNLDEYGWYLDLRRYGSVPHAGFGLGFERLVQFVTGMQNIRDVIAFPRTPGSAPC
- the lpxI gene encoding UDP-2,3-diacylglucosamine diphosphatase LpxI (LpxI, functionally equivalent to LpxH, replaces it in LPS biosynthesis in a minority of bacteria.); this encodes MTDQKNTSPIGLIAGGGQFPLLFADAARARGRRVVAIAHQNETDPMLAEKADQLCWVKLGQLGKIVKYFHQQGVRETVFAGTITKTRIFRDILPDLKGLTLWNKIDVRQDDAILRSVAGALEEEGIQVLPSTCYLDHLFFPKGILAGKKPSESQWEDINFGWKIAREIGRLDIGQCIVVRDRTVLAVEAIEGTDATIRRGGELGKSGAVVVKLKKPGQDFRFDLPATGIQTIKTLASVKGAVLAVEAGQSLLFDQEAMVKAAKDAGVVVVGLVEDEMGNLSYN
- the lpxA gene encoding acyl-ACP--UDP-N-acetylglucosamine O-acyltransferase → MNIHPTAVIDPKAELDSSVIVEPYAVIEGPVKIGANSRIGAHAVVSGNTTMGANNTIGSFATIGAPPQDIHYKGEPTELIIGDGNQIREYVSIHRATVKADGKTVLGNNNMIMAYCHIAHDCILADHVIMANVATLAGHVEIGNHANLGGLVAVHQFCRIGDYAYIGGMSGIGLDVPPYVIMEGTRNQMRIASINKIGLRRAGIDRETIKKLEEAFRLLFRSPELLLKDALAKLDEEMKDCAEVQKMVQFFHSSKRGVVKRTLDD